The window CTTTCTTCAAAATCATGGTTCAAAAGtattgttccctgtaaggaaaacaaaaaaataacgggacggggtgagctagaagctcaatgaggtaccaaaattataaacagtggaaatcatgagaaatcacttttaaggcacgtattcacatcaaatacgagaaataaATGAACAGCACAATATGAAGGATAcaggtagctctcaggagccaaattcccatttgcttcaccaaaacttgatcgaaataataattgacactccgtcaacgttaaaGAAATAActaataccgtagactccactttctccgattccttccacctcacatatcCCTACCGGGCCCAAAATCCAATccgttcagaaatggtaatactcgagtataccggaatcaagcgtctcaatacccaaagatcccaaaacagactaccatggttcgttatctaatcgaccagacccttgccggcccgactcgagtaactagccacaggtgttgagttcagaggtcacagaaaggtcgttggatacaagcttccaaacggcgtcagaacagatacagatacagatacagataatagattcagattcgcaccaaaattggcatatgaacagacaggagaacgagtgtgataaagtacaccctcgtctcaaacaaaataaacagatagttcagtcattcagatcacagattgcaagtgcagaaatcaagttaagcaacaaatgaggggagtggtacactcaccagttcaaataaggataatttcaaaagtttccttcccaagtgtggctttaatcgtcggcacctcctagaacaatcaagacaaacacttaagactcgactcccAAGACCTAGTATGaaattcgcaagtgagacttggttacgagccatatgcctatTCAAAAGAACcgttaatgcaaagcaaagaggggACCCCAAAGTAAAAAGGTAACAAAtagtcttaaaggcatgaacaacctcaaagccctaccTACAGTGACTGATCAACTCCAAATGtggagtagaaaatgaaagtaaggtcaatactagaaaaataggattttccagtttcacGCAAccctatttgaaaaatcatatctcaagttttgtaagtccaaaattaataaaggctataccgttggaaaatacattcaaaggactacaactttccagaaaacaccattGTAAGACTCGgaacgcaagtcagtcaaattcaagtcgCAAGtcgctgctttatccagtggaagacagaacaggtacaatatttcagtcaactttgaaaaattaccaTAAATTGGACAGATagaaacagggtctgaaatttacacgATTTATatccctatgaatctagtttaaaacgcaacaaacaaaactcaagtctgacatttctacatcaagatatagaaAATCTCCCGAGACTGCACAGAAGCTCCTGCAAACATTTGGACGGCACttccccttgtctttctttacttttccaaccaaacctcaataccCAATCACAAACTATCAAGCACCTTTAGttagagccacaatacccttcaaaacaaccaaatggtatctcaacaaagaaaccctagaaaagccccaattataTATAccctaaaaccaaaagacagttttgacgtcattttgcggttttggcaccattggcactatgATTATCAGATGGAGGTGAAatacacaccgtttcgaagctaagagatagggttacaatgttgaagaaggccactcagtccagtttgtagtgaaaccaggtcaaaaatgcaatatacaaaaccagaacagtaaagacaggttaacaaaccgcattctggttaacgaaccgtaattcaggctacctaagtccaaataaagtgattccaaagccatcccaaagctaagacataaggcTACATTgcttcagaagacctcaacaaccaaatcagaagtattcccaaccaaattaaccaattacagaagcaattctcaagttcgggtgaaaccagggcagcaggggtatttcaatcttttcacaagctacgctactccgattggtctgaaatttttcaggaaactctaaaatatcattccctaaactttcatgttttaacctaagtctaattcggcctctaactatgatgaacagtgccgggcagaattaagggaaatgaaaccctaactttccaaatttccttccaaaacagaaatttcctgcaattaaccacttttcccaccttctagcttccttaaatatcattttcaatcatcatacatgaccacataataataatcatatgaaaacagaaaaatcatgagtaaatagaaaatgtcatcaatctcaaccaaaatcacgaaataacaccaaatatCATCCCTTAGGttaccacaagtcatgaattaaacatcattagatggaggagaggggttccttcactactctccttagcaatacaagagagggAGTAACtaatcaccttagccttccaaacaactccactaaacacctcacaatcactaagtgaaggggttttatggaacaaaagcaagattaaatggttgatttgttggatttgaacaagattgaagcaagaacttggagagttttcttcccttgttttctagagagagagagtcgtcCAAGGattggagaaaatggtgaatttttggtgaattttggtattaatttggtaaagtgatgaatagtggtcaaaattgTAAGACTTaatcacatggtgacacttgtcaccctattaaATGCATGTATAtccctttgtttcctctcacaccaatccacttggtaacctctacttatctcatagcacccgataatttaaacccagtatccaaaacttaacctagttggccgaatttttccgaactttccgcactagcgggtcccacgtccagtatacactcttaatttctcaaaaactaatcgatattagaaaaatcatctaaaaactctatttattcataaaaattatctagaaattttttggataaaaaaaatgcagaaaacatgccattaaagggaataaaacctagaaaatgagagaattacgggttctcacaggatTCATACACAAGAGCGAGTCACCTTGGGGCGCTCCAGTGCTATTTGTAGAAAAGAAGGATGGGAGTTTAAGGTTATGCATTGATTATCGAGAGTTGAATGTAGtaaccattaagaacaaatatcctttgccccacatcgatgacTTGCTTGATCAATTACAATGGGCCATGGTGTTTTCTAAGTTGGATTTTCAACAGGGATATTACCAATTGAGaattagaaaggaggatgtgccaaaaacgGCCTTCaacactcgatatgggcattttgagtttgcagtaatgccttttgacTTAACCAATGCCCCAGCAGCCTTCATGGATTCAATGCATCAGGTGTTTAAACCTTATTTGGATAGGTTCGTGGTagtgtttattgatgatatcttgGTGTATTCGAAAACAagggaggagcatgaacaacacTTGAGAATAGTGTTGCAAACCTTAAGAGAGCACCAGTTGTTTGCTAAATTTatcaagtgtgaattttgattaGAGAAAGTGGCGTTCCTAGGccatataatttcaaaagatggaCTTACTATAGACCCGGCTAAAGTGAAAGCTGTTGCCAAATGGAAACGGCCGGAGACTCCTACCAAAATTTGAAGTTTTCTGGGTCTAGCGGGGTACTACCGCCGGTTTAtaaagaatttctcaaaaattgcgGGACTCCTAACTAATTtgaccaagaaacaaggaaaataCATGTGGGATACTAAGTGTGAAAATAGTTTCTAAGAGCTTGGTGCTAGTGTTAGCCTTGCCCAACGGGAAGGATAGCTATACGGTTTATACCGATACTTCGAGAGAAGGGTTAGGGTGTGTTCTGATGTAAAATAGGAATGTAATTGCCTATGCTTCTCGAAAGTTAAAGTCTCATGAgcaaaactatccaacccataACTTAGAGCTTGCGGCAATTGTATTTGCTTTGAAGAAGTGACGGCATTATTTGTATGGGGTGACATTTGAGGTACACACGAATCATAAGAGCCTTAAATACTTATTCTCTCATAAAGAGCTAAATCTGAGACAACATCGGTGGGTGGAGTTTTTAGAAGactatgattgtacgattaatTACCATCCAGGAACGGCTAATGTTGTAGCAAATGCCTTAAATCGAAAGGCTTAACTTGCAAGTTTAATGGTGGGCAAATGAAGCTTGTTAGAAAATGTATGTGAATAGAACCCTCATCTGGAGCCGCGAAAAGTTATTTTGggaaatattgaggtgaaaTCGACACTGTTGGATCGAATTAAGGAGGGCCAAATGAAAGAACCAACGGTACAGAAATGGGTGGAAAGAGTGAAGAAGGGAGAATTGCCTGATTTTAACCTAGGTCTTGATGGGATTTTGAGGTTTCGAAATCGCGTCGTTGTACCTGAAGATGAAGAACTGAAgaaggagattttggaggaatctcACCGTTCTAGGTATACGGTGCATCCAGATAGTGgtaagatgtaccaagatctcaaaagcctgtattggtgggataatatgaaggcgGAGATTGCTCAGTTTATACAAAAGTGTCTTacgtgccaacaagtgaaagctgagcatcaaaaaccatcgaatctattacagcctttagagatacctgaatggaaataGGAGCgcacataacgatggattttATATCAGGGTTACCACAAACTCAAAAAGGTCATGATGCGATTTGAGTGATAGTAGACCGATTAACTAAGACCGCACATTTCTTGCCAGTTAATATGAAATACTCTTTAGAGAAACTTGCCAAACTCTATATGGATAAAGTGGTGAGACTACATGGGGTACCAGTGAGTATCGTATCCGATAGGGATCCTAAATTTGTATCTCGATTCTGGCAAAAGCTGCAAGAGGCTGTAGGAACTAAGTTGAGTTATAGTACAGCGTATCATCCTCAAACTGATGGACAGTCtgagagaaccattcaaactcgtGAGGATATGTTGAGAACCTGTATTGTAGATTTTGGAGGGAGTTGGAGCCAATACCTAACCTTGGTTGAGTTGTcatataacaatagttatcactcttctattcaaatggccccctATGAAGTATTGTATGAGCAACGGTGCCGATCACCtattcattgggatgaagtaggagagagaaagatCATAGATCCGACCACGATACCATAGGTTGAGGAAGCCTACGAAAGGGTAAAGGTAATTCGTCAGAGGTTTCAAACGGCCCAaaaccgacaaaagagctatgccgatcatcggaggaaagatttggagtttgagatAGGAGATAAGGTGTTTCTTAGGGTTACCTCgttgaaaggaaaaattaaagcaggaaaaggaaaaaagttacAACTGAGGTACATAGGACCGTTTAATATACTCCAATGGATAGGAAATGTGGCTTATCAACTAAAGTTACCAGCTAGTTTGTCTCGGATCCATGACGTGTTTCATGtttctttgcttaagaaatatcatccggaTTCGACTCACATTTTGCCCGCAGAAGATATTGAACTGGACGAGTCTTTGACCTATGAGGAACGACCCATTCGAGTACTGGATAGGAAGATGAAGGACTTGAGAAATAAGTAAATTCCCCTGGTTAAGGTTCTATGGAGACACCATGAGGTGGAGGAAGCAACCTGGGAGCTAGAGAAAGACATGCAAGAGAAGTATCCCAAGTTGTTTACAACTAAAGGTAtaaatttcgaggtcgaaattctcttaaggggaagagagcgtgaggacttgtaaaatccctcatattttttttaaaattcccttttatttggaatttattcctttataatagccttactactcattcacttccttaatagttacaattaatcatagatccaagggtttttcctttacTTTCATTGTTAAAGTAAACTAGAGTTTTTATGTCTTTTGGTAGTGTGTTTACTCagtacggagtgtgtactaaatttgaagattaagagtgagttttaaataagagaaagtgtatgattagaagtgataataataagttagttaatcataagttaaaaccctagtacacgcgatttaaggaaaatcggtttGATCCGACGGGTACtgtttgctaccgattgaatacaccacttgaccactactttattaccttaatccccttgttattatttcataaatatcagCCTTAATTATCCTTGAGAGAGCCGAAATTATTggccaaaaagaaaggaaaaagaagaaaaattaaagatgTAATCTTGAGGTGACAAGTGGCAAACATCCAAGGGTTGTTTTAC is drawn from Coffea arabica cultivar ET-39 chromosome 1c, Coffea Arabica ET-39 HiFi, whole genome shotgun sequence and contains these coding sequences:
- the LOC140005206 gene encoding uncharacterized protein: MRELRVLTGFIHKSESPWGAPVLFVEKKDGSLRLCIDYRELNVVTIKNKYPLPHIDDLLDQLQWAMVFSKLDFQQGYYQLRIRKEDVPKTAFNTRYGHFEFAVMPFDLTNAPAAFMDSMHQNPHLEPRKVILGNIEVKSTLLDRIKEGQMKEPTVQKWVERVKKGELPDFNLGLDGILRFRNRVVVPEDEELKKEILEESHRSRYTVHPDSVNMKYSLEKLAKLYMDKVVRLHGVPVSIVSDRDPKFVSRFWQKLQEAVGTKLSYSTAYHPQTDGQSERTIQTREDMLRTCIVDFGGSWSQYLTLVELSYNNSYHSSIQMAPYEVLYEQRCRSPIHWDEVGERKIIDPTTIP